AGAGAATGTGAATGGAATAAGAAATAGAAATGCAAAGAAATCAGAAGTCTTATTTAAATTAAGAACAACAAAGAATATTGATGGCATTCAATACCGTGTTTACTATAATTCATGTAACTTAGAACATGTATTATACGATGAATTGAAAGATTTTACAGATGATGAAAAATTAGAAAAGTCAGATGATTTTGCTGAGCAATATGAAGGAAAATCAGACGAATTTATTCAATTTATTTCAGATGAATCAGTTGCAGTAGAAGGATCATATAAAGAAACGTGGGAATATATAGAAAAGGATTTAAATTCATTAAATAGACATAGCAATATGAATCTAATCTTTCAAAAAGAATGAGTAAGAAATGAATAATAAAATATCAGCCATCAGAAGTTCTTAAACGGATAAAGACGGAGAATACTATAATAGACGAAAGATAAAGAATTGTGTATAATAAGTATTATTTAGAAGTAACAAAGTACTAAAAAGTGTCAAGAATAACAAAAAAGTACTAATTTTTGCATAAATGGAGGAAAAATCATGGCCAATATGATCACTGCTTTTTTAGGAAAAAAACAGGATTCAGATTCAATTTTTAAGTAACCTTTTGAAGGATCGTTCATATGTACAATTGACTTATATGACAGGAATTCTTCCGATTGCTAAGTATTCCAGTGGATCGGAATTAAATATGTTTTGGGAATATACAATGGCATCTGAGGCGAAATATAATGAATATTTTGGATTTACAGATTCAGAAGTAGATCAGTTGTATGAGAAATATACGAGGAATACACGAGAGATTCATATTTCAAGAGAAGATTTGAAAGAATGGTACGATGGTTATACGACAAAATCAGGAGAGAGAATGTATAATCCAAGATCGGTAGTTTTGGCATTGACAAATAATAATATTGGAAATTACTGGACAAGTTCAGGACCATATGATGAGATTTTTTATTATAAATGATCGTATATGGATTCTTAAGTTACGAGAATGGGGAAGTAAGAATTCCGAATAAAGAGCTGATGAATAAATTTGATGATATTATTATACAGCAATGCGGCAACACAGAAATCAATTAATAGTGCAAAATCGGATTTGAAAAAGAGTATAAATAAACTAAGGAGAAAATAAATTTGAAAAAAAGAAAATTAGTGTTTGCAATTACAGCCATCACGGTATTTTCAGCGATGATGTTAACATCAAACACAAAAGCGCAAGCTGCAGCAAAGAAGACATACACGATCACGCCAAAGTCATCACCATATAAAGGAAAGTACAAAAAAGCAAAAGGATACTACAATTCCACAACAAAACAGTATTTTGCGATCCGCTCTTATTTAGAACTGCTCGAAAAAAAGGGTGGAGGAAAATTAGTCATAAAAAAGGGGACTTATAAGATACCAAATGTTTTATATATTCCATCCAATGTTACGATCGAACTCAAAGATGGTGTAACGATTAAAAAGATCATGAAAACCAAAGCAAAGAAAATGAAACCAGGTGGTGGTATTTTTGAATTGTTGGAACCATCGAAAGCGAAGAAAAAGGGTGTGCATGGACAATATAATGGGGTTCATGATGTTAAGATATATTCAACAGGAAAGGCAGTGGTCGATCAGGATTATCAGGGAAAAACTGGTCAGAATTGTATTGCACTTGTTATGTGTCATAACAGAAATGTTACGATTGAGGGAATCACATTTAAAAATATGAAATATGGACATTTTATCGAGATGGATGCATCACAGAATGTAAATGTCAATCGTTGTACCTTTACAGGATATAAAGCAAGTAAACGTCATACATCCGAGGCAATCAATCTAGATACTCCAGATAAGAAAACAAGAGGGTTTACTCATGGCTGGAGTCAGTATGACTGTACGCCAAATCAGAATGTGCAGATTACAAACTGTATATTTTCAAATCTCGAAAAAGCAATAGGAACACATCAGTATTCTGTAGAAAAATATCACACAGATATCTCAATTTCTGATTGCATGATAAAAAACTGTGTCAGCGGTGGGATTGAGATGATGAACTGGCAAAGAGTGTCTTTGACCAATACGAGATTTATGAATATTGGGAAAAACAGTAAAGGAAAATATACTTCCTATAACAGGGATCGTAAGATCAGAGCAATCTTGGTGCGAGGAGGTGTTTCAGAGATTAATATCGAGGATTGTACGTTTCAGAATCTTCCAAGAGTTATGCAGTGTATGCCATGGAAGAACCAGAATACGGCAACGCAATATCCAATGATATATAATCATATTACACAAGAAGAATACCAAAGGATTGCATCGCAGAATAAAGTGCTTCGTGGTGTTGATGTACCATATATTATTGTGAACACACGTTACAACGATTATAATTATCCAGAGAAATATTATTTTTAAAATGGATATTGGGAGATACCTTGATAATATAGATAAGAAGTTTACAAGAAAGGACAAAACAAAAATGAAACAATATGATTATCTGATCGTAGGTTCCGGTTTATACGGAGCCGTCTTTGCACAGCAGGCAACAGCAAAAGGAAAGAGGGTCTTAGTCATCGACAAACGACCAAATATTGCAGGAAATGTATACACAGAAGATATTGAGAAGATTCATGTACATAAATACGGAGCCCATATCTTCCATACAAACAATAAAAAAGTATGGAATTACATTACAAAGTTTGCAGAGTTTAATCGATTCACAAACTCACCAGTTGCAAATTACAAAGGAGAATTATATTCTCTGCCATTTAATATGTACACATTCAATAAGATGTGGGGTGTGATCACACCGCAGGAAGCTGCAGATAAGATTGAAGAGCAGAAGAAAGAAGCAGGGATCACAGAGCCAAAGAATCTGGAAGAACAGGCGATCAGCTTGGTTGGAACAGATATTTATGAGAAACTGATCAAAGGATACACAGAAAAACAGTGGGGAAGACCATGTACAGAGCTTCCATCCTTTATCATTAAGAGATTACCAGTACGTTTAACATTTGATAATAACTATTTCAACGCCTTATACCAGGGAATCCCAGTGGGCGGATATACAAAGATGATCGCAAATATGTTAGGAGATGTAGAAGTTCGTTTAAATACAGATTATTTTGAACACAAAGAAGAACTGGATGCATTAGCAGAGAAAGTAATCTACACAGGACCGATTGACGCATACTTTGATTACAAATTAGGTGAATTAGAATATCGTTCCGTAAGATTTGAGACAGAAGTATTAGACCAGCCAAACTTCCAGGGAAATGCAGCTGTGAACTACACAGATGCCGAGACACCATGGACAAGGATTATTGAACACAAATGGTTTGAATTCGGAAAAGACGAAGAAGGAAACGACCTTCCAAAGACTGTTATCAGTCGTGAATACAGTTCTGAATGGAAATTAGGAGATGAACCATATTATCCAGTCAATGACGAAAAGAATGGAAAATTATATGAAGAGTATAAGAAATTAGCTGAGAAAGAAAAAAATATCATCTTCGGAGGAAGACTCGGAGAATATAAATATTACGATATGGATGCGGTTATTGCAGCAGCGTTAGATATGTGTGAAAAAGAGTTATAAAGATTTATGTCATATAAGAAAAGAGGAACAAGAAACATGAGCGAAACATTTTTACCAGCAAATATTTTAATGCCACAGGTAGATTCTATGAAGAAATGGGCCGTGATCGCTTGTGACCAGTTTTCATCCCAGCCAGAATACTGGGATGAAGTAAAAGAGTATGTAGGAAATACGCCTTCAACGTTACATCTAATGCTTCCAGAAGCATATCTTGGAAGTGAGGAAGAAGATGAAAAGATCCGAAAGATTCAATCCACAATGAAGAATTATGCAGATGATCATCTGTTGAAAACTTATGAAAATTCTTTGGTTTATGTGGAAAGAACTTTGCAGAATGGAAAGATTCGAAGAGGGATCGTAGGTGCGATCGATCTGGAACAATATAGTTATACGCCAGAACACGAAGCAAAGATCCGTTCCACAGAGAAAACAGTTATGGAGCGAATCCCACCAAGAATGAAGATTCGTTATCAGGCACCGATTGAATTGCCACACGTGATCTTGCTATGCGATGATTGGAAAAATGAAGTATTAGAAATCGTAACAGAGCAGAAGGCAGATCTTGAGAAATTATATGAATTTGATCTGATGCAGGAAGGTGGACATATCGCAGGATGGCTGGTAGACGGAGAGGTCAAAGAACAATTTTTAGAAAAACTACGATCATATGAAGAACAAATGACAGAAAAATATAAAGATTTAAGTGATGAGCCAATGGTCTATGCAGTCGGAGACGGAAACCATTCTCTGGCAACAGCAAAAGCCTGTTACGAGAAGTTAAAGAAAAATCATCAATGGGAACATATCAAAGATCATCCAGCGAGATATGCATTGGTAGAACTCGAGAATCTACATGATGATTCCCAGCAGTTTGAACCAATTCACAGAGTCATTACTGGAACAGATCCAGAAGAATTAATACGTGCATTAAAAACAGAATGTTGTAGCGAAGAAGGACAAACAATTCGCTGCTATTATGGAAAGAAGGAAGAAGTTCTCCATTTGAATTTACATAAACATCAATTAGCAGTTGATAAAATACAGACATTTTTAGATAAATATCTCAAAGACAATTCAGGATGTATTGATTATATCCACGGAGAAGATGTCTTAAAAGAACTGTCAAAAGAAGAGCAGACGATAGGAATTGAACTTCCAGCAATGGAGAAAGATCAGCTGTTTCCAAGTGTGATGACAGACGGAACACTGCCAAGAAAGACATTTTCCATGGGACATGCTTGTGAAAAACGTTATTATATTGAAGGACGAAAGATTCAGAGATAGACGAGTGCCCAATAATTGCTTTACAAGAAAAACTTTAATGATATCGTGAAATGTGGTATGATAAAAAATAGTGTAGATAAATAATATATACAATAATGGAGGAGAGATCATGGCTATTTTAGTAGCAGGTGGTGCTGGATATATCGGCAGCCATACATGTGTGGAACTTTTAAATGCAGGATATGAAGTTGTCGTAGTAGACAATTTATATAATTCTAGTGAAGAAGCTTTAAAGAGAGTAGAGCAGATCACAGGGAAAACAGTAAAATTTTATGAGGCAGATGTTTTAGACCGTGAAGCATTAGAGAAGATCTTTGATGCAGAAGATATTGACTCTGTGATCAACTTTGCAGGATTAAAAGCAGTTGGAGAATCTGTACAGAAACCATTAGAATATTATCATAACAATATCACAGGAACATTGATTCTTTGTGATGTGATGAGAAATCATGGAGTGAAGAATATTATCTTTAGTTCCTCAGCAACAGTCTATGGAGATCCAGCTTTCATTCCAATTACAGAGGAATGCCCAAAAGGACAGATCACAAACCCATATGGACAGACAAAGGGAATGTTAGAGCAGATTTTAACAGACTTCCATGTCGCAGATCCAGAATGGAATGTCGTATTACTTCGTTACTTTAACCCTATCGGAGCACATGAAAGCGGACTGATCGGAGAAGATCCAAAGGGAATTCCAAATAACTTAGTACCATATATTGCACAGGTAGCAGTTGGTAAACTTGAGAAATTAGGAGTCTTTGGTGATGATTATGACACACCAGACGGAACAGGTGTCCGTGATTATATCCATGTTGTAGACCTTGCCAAAGGACATGTGAAGGCATTAAAGAAATTTGAAGAAAAACCAGAAGTACGTATCTACAACCTTGGAACAGGAATCGGATATAGTGTATTAGATGTCTTACATGCATATGAAGAGGCTTGTGGAAAGACACTTCCATATGAGATCAAACCACGAAGAGCTGGAGATATTGCAACATGCTATTGTGATGCGACAAAAGCAAAAGAAGAATTAGGATGGGCTGCAGAAAAAGGAATCAAAGAAATGTGTGCAGATTCCTGGAAATGGCAGTCTATGAATCCGGATGGATATAGAACAGAAGATTAATTATTTCATTATCATAGCATTAGACAAAAGCTGTCGTAGAATATACGATGGCTTTTTTGAAAAATAAACAGGAGCAATAGAGATGAAGATTGATAATAAAAGACAATGGGTCGGAGAGTTGTTCTTTTTATTAGGAACAATACTCTATATTACATACTACTTTTTTTATATAGCTTACTATTGGTATGTAGAGAAAGATCCGACAAGACAAATTCCAGTGCAAAGACTATTTTATATTGGATTAATCTGTTTTGTGGTCAAAATAATATTAACAAAATATCAATGGAAAGAAGTGATTATTGGAGCAGCAGGAGCTGTTTTGATGTATTTATGTTGGAAAAGCTCTGGAGGAATTGATTACCCCGCAAATTATCTGATCATTCTGGCGATGAAAGACGTAGATCTTAAGAAAGTGATGAAAGCAGTATTTGCATGTGGATTTGTTGGGTTAAGCTATGGTTTTACATGGTTCTTTATGAATGCACCAGATAAATTAACAACAGTAAAAGATTATGGGCGAGGAATGATAGAAGTACGATATAAGTTTTGCACATGGCATGCGAACACGATTCATCTTATGATCATGGTTTTGATTGTTAGTTTTTTATATGCTTATTATAAGAAAATGAAATGGTGGGCATTTGCGATCATGTTCTATTTCAACTATGAGTTTTATCAACTATCAAAATCAAGAACAGCATTTTACTGTGGATCAGCAGCGATCATTGCCTATTTTATTTTAAGATATGCAAGAAAAATTTATGAGTTTAAGATTTCACTGATTTTATTAGAAATCGGAAATCTTGTAGGAATTTTCTTATCTATATATTATGGACTTTATTCTCAATTGACAGATCCAACATTTATGAGATTAGATCAATTGATCACAGGACGATTGACAGTTGCACGGAACTGTTTTCTTGGAGCTGGAATTCCTCTGTTTGGAAGTAACATTGGTGGAAAGGTTTGTGGATATGGAATTTATACACAGGCCAATGATGGATACGTAACAGAATTAGGAATTGTAAGAACATTGTTGGAATATGGGCCAATTGTGTTTGGACTTTTTTGTGCTTTTATGCTTATAGCTGTATGGGTACTTTATAAAAAGGGATATTTTGGGGCTATGGTGCTTTTAGAAATTGGATTTATCGCATGCGGAGTAGAAGCATATTTTCCAGCCGCTTACAATTTAAAGGCATTTGTATTTGGCCTGGCATTTTATCAGTTGATGGGATTATTTAAGGGAAAAGAAAAAGAAGAGAAACGAGGAAAGGCAGTCAATGCATCAGAATAATCGAATCATTTCATGGATTATATCATTTTTATTTTCAATATGCATGGTTATATCTATAAGTTATGATCAGAGAGATAACTGGTCACTGATCATATGCGATAAAAAACATATGATCAGTGCATTGATCATGACGATGATTCTTACAATGATCGTACATATGATCATGAATGTATTATATTCAAAAGCGGGGAAGTCTTTTATAAGGTTAAAGACTCAAGTAAACAGTGGGATAGGAGAAA
The sequence above is drawn from the Anaerostipes hadrus ATCC 29173 = JCM 17467 genome and encodes:
- the glf gene encoding UDP-galactopyranose mutase, translated to MKQYDYLIVGSGLYGAVFAQQATAKGKRVLVIDKRPNIAGNVYTEDIEKIHVHKYGAHIFHTNNKKVWNYITKFAEFNRFTNSPVANYKGELYSLPFNMYTFNKMWGVITPQEAADKIEEQKKEAGITEPKNLEEQAISLVGTDIYEKLIKGYTEKQWGRPCTELPSFIIKRLPVRLTFDNNYFNALYQGIPVGGYTKMIANMLGDVEVRLNTDYFEHKEELDALAEKVIYTGPIDAYFDYKLGELEYRSVRFETEVLDQPNFQGNAAVNYTDAETPWTRIIEHKWFEFGKDEEGNDLPKTVISREYSSEWKLGDEPYYPVNDEKNGKLYEEYKKLAEKEKNIIFGGRLGEYKYYDMDAVIAAALDMCEKEL
- a CDS encoding DUF1015 domain-containing protein codes for the protein MSETFLPANILMPQVDSMKKWAVIACDQFSSQPEYWDEVKEYVGNTPSTLHLMLPEAYLGSEEEDEKIRKIQSTMKNYADDHLLKTYENSLVYVERTLQNGKIRRGIVGAIDLEQYSYTPEHEAKIRSTEKTVMERIPPRMKIRYQAPIELPHVILLCDDWKNEVLEIVTEQKADLEKLYEFDLMQEGGHIAGWLVDGEVKEQFLEKLRSYEEQMTEKYKDLSDEPMVYAVGDGNHSLATAKACYEKLKKNHQWEHIKDHPARYALVELENLHDDSQQFEPIHRVITGTDPEELIRALKTECCSEEGQTIRCYYGKKEEVLHLNLHKHQLAVDKIQTFLDKYLKDNSGCIDYIHGEDVLKELSKEEQTIGIELPAMEKDQLFPSVMTDGTLPRKTFSMGHACEKRYYIEGRKIQR
- the galE gene encoding UDP-glucose 4-epimerase GalE, coding for MAILVAGGAGYIGSHTCVELLNAGYEVVVVDNLYNSSEEALKRVEQITGKTVKFYEADVLDREALEKIFDAEDIDSVINFAGLKAVGESVQKPLEYYHNNITGTLILCDVMRNHGVKNIIFSSSATVYGDPAFIPITEECPKGQITNPYGQTKGMLEQILTDFHVADPEWNVVLLRYFNPIGAHESGLIGEDPKGIPNNLVPYIAQVAVGKLEKLGVFGDDYDTPDGTGVRDYIHVVDLAKGHVKALKKFEEKPEVRIYNLGTGIGYSVLDVLHAYEEACGKTLPYEIKPRRAGDIATCYCDATKAKEELGWAAEKGIKEMCADSWKWQSMNPDGYRTED